A segment of the Spodoptera frugiperda isolate SF20-4 chromosome 29, AGI-APGP_CSIRO_Sfru_2.0, whole genome shotgun sequence genome:
tataatgataattattatgttcaaatTGTATTATGTTCAAACCTTCTTAAGTAAAGGTCCATAGTTATGCAGTGCAGACTAAAATACtgatttaaatacataaaagttaagCTTAAACTTGTTGTAAGAAATAGTTATTAGAGGAAATATTGGTGGAGCAAaaggaaatcataaaataatgtttatttgggaatgaataaataaacagacaaataatattattgtttggtAAAAAGAGTAACAATGAATTCAACATCATACTATGTTATGTTAGAAGGTACTGAACTATTGAAGAGGAAGGTTAGTTTTCCTTTATAAAGAAAAGTTTACTTATATTCTACGTTTTTTCATACAGTAGAGAAGTAATTACCTGTTCTGTTAAATGTGAGAGCAGCTCATCCTTATCAACAACATCATCAAAGTTTTCTTCATCCTCTATTTCAATTACAGGTACCTCATCCGGGTACTTTGCTGTGTATGTGAAGACTAGTTGACACGCGAGCCCTTCTCCTTCATCAAACCCTTCAGATTTGATAGGTATACTAAACTTGTGGAAGGGTTTTGTTTCAATAACTGTAAATAaacgataatttaattttaataaacaatttacccaaatatatatatatggaCTGGTTTAGAATAATGTGATAGTAATGCTAGACTTTAGATTAGATAGTAATTTAAGTCTCAAGAAGGTAAATTTGCACCGGTGAATACAACAAAAGTTGTTCCTCAGACACAACAAAATTAACACACTTTATAACCAATTTAGAAAAGACGGGTTCGCAGTAACAGGCAACAGAACTTACTTTGCATATCTCCATAATAAATAGAGTCTAAAGCTTCCACCTCGCTCGCCTGCTCATATTGGTAATccatgatttcttttttatttcacacgTTTTAGTTGCGATTCCACAGTTCCCACATACACAAATTGTCAAACGAATGTCATTTTGTATGTGTCTGTGTCTTATTGTCAATGTCACGTACGATCATAGACTGTCTATATGACCACAGACGACGTGCTCCTATTCAATAAACAAGTTGTAACGACAAACATTGTCAATGTCACAATTTGTTGATGTCAAAGTCATTGCGTCAAATTCATAGAAGTgcttgtgtttatttttgtgaattataatttatttttcaattcaattgtttaagtatatgtaatacTTGTGATTTATAAAATGGATACACCCGATTTATTAACCCCTTTTAATGCGCAGTCGGATTCGGAACCATCTAATACACCAGGGTTAATATTTCaagatatacctacctacctcatcattttaaattttataagaaattttatgtttatctttacttaaatcatattatttatatttcagaaGCCAAGCAATTACCATAAGCTCATCGGCCAACGATGATTGCTCAGAATTACAAGAACACGTAATGGAGAATATTCAAAAACCTAATGTACCCAATGTAAATGTACCAGAAAGAATAGTTCTTTGCTTGGATGTTTGTTTCGACAACAACAAATCACTGTATCGGTTAGGCGACGGCTCGACATTTACACCGATTAACATGATGAAGAGAGTAATAGAATTTTTCTTACATTCTAAAAGTGCAATTAATAAGAAAACTGAGTTTGCCATTATAGTGCTGAAAGGTTCAGAAGCTGTGTGGATACAAAACTTTACTAGTAACATAAAGGATATTTTAGGTACTATTGAATATTTAAACCCAGAAGAATGTACATCTGAAATATttgatatgaaaaatattttcaattggatTCGGCAGAAAGTTGAGATACCTGAATACAAAGATGGAGAGAGCACACAGCCTCCTCCTTATGTGGTGCGCTTGCTTGTGTTCTACGTGAGATCGAACTGTATTCCAATAATTCCACAAAACGAAGCTTACTACAGCTTCCTCAAGAAACAGTTGTACTTCTACATTGACATATTGCTAGCACATGAAGAAGAATGTTCTGTGTACAAATGTGAAGAGGTGTATGATGCACTTCAGGACTTAGATAATGGTTATTCCTATGTATTTGAAGTATCCAGAAATGCAACAAAGATCCATGATTGTATTGCTAAACTACTTGCCCATCCCCTACAGAGGCCTTTACAAAAAAACACAGATTATACATTTGGTGCTAAGAATTAAACAGTATAATGCATTTTGATATTTGAGTTTGTATCATCTCTTGCTTACTCACTTCCAATcctaaaagtaataatttaatatcttgTTATAATAAGTgatgtatgtttatatttatgttcatCATATTTGCTAGgataattaaatgaaacaagCAAACTCCtttgtgatatttatttcaGCTCTTAAGAGGGGTTATGATtggtataaaagaaaaaaaaactaatgctattttattacacaatagTTTCAAATACTTAGacatttattatgtactttagaGTTGATCAATATTTTATCAGGCTCCCAGGTTTCACaccatttatttacattttgcaCAGGCAATAAATGCTGTATAGACTGGTCATTACATCTCTACTAATCCTGTATGATAAAAGCTTGGTTGACAACATCCTAAGTTGCACCAGCTAAGATATTTAACTCCAATAACTACTTACAGAAATCAAGTTGTTATTCTAAATTCTCCGACACAGCCAACATTTTAATTCCATACTTACCCATAgagattaatttataatacttGCAAGATGACTAATTTTGGATATGAAGAAATCTGAATaatcatttcaaattatatttatgtatctgTAAAATCAGCCAGAAGATCTATATTTCGAGATTGAGCAAAATTAGCAAATGATTTATCCATAACAGACATACAAATCCCATTACATGTGGATCATTTTCGTTCTTAAAGATAGTTTAGCGAGACAATATTATGAGAGGAATAAAAATATCACGAATAGGCTGTTAAATGTCACAAACACGTagcaaacatttaattaatattaataaagtaaaacaaaactcGCCAAGCTATACATTTaagtaaacatataaaaaataaaagtaacatgtaaacaaatcataaaaaatattgttttatttacaacgaTTGGATTTACATCTAAAGCAATTTCAAGGAAGAGTGCTTTCTCCTCTAGAATCAAGTATATgcagacaataaaaataaataagcataatTCGGATGACGTCTAGGGTGCACAGCTAATGGACTAAAGAATAATACATACACTAGCTGTCCTTGTTACTCAATAGCAATAAATAATCGAAATTGTGAGCATTTGTTACATGGTTTAGGGGAGGGTCTTAAAATGGCATGAAGCACTAAACAAATGCTTTATTATCATTAAGCTGCAACACTTATCATCAATAGATTACATAATTCAGATTTTAATATCctactaataattaattattcgcCTAATGTAATTAGactgttaaaaaattaaataaagcttGTATTACAATAATACGTGATTTCCCCAAGTACAAATGATTGATCAACACGAGATTTCATACAATTCAGTCACATACATTTCATTTTAcagctataataaaattacatctGAGATCCTAGGGGTGTAATGATACACTATCGATGCCTAAGATTTGACACTGGTTAATTTACGaacgaaataaataacttcatgTATCAgtctcaatattttaaaaactatttacaatattgtaataaattcagCCGTTGTCAAATAAAATACCGAGTGAATATCATGCGGAATAAGAATGAGTCAACAGCTACACCTAGCCACTTTATCACTTTCTTAAATCTGTACTCTAATGAACAGTGATACAGATTACATGGAATGATAAATGATTTTACTTACAGTACCTTAAATAAGCCAATATTTGTGATATTAAAAGAGAATAATTAAAGCGTATAACCGCTCAGCCTCATCGCTGACACGTACGTTACAACGGAACTTCAGCAAATCGTATGATGacattttataaaacgtttCTAAGAAACGACCGGCCGCACTCGACCGCTTGCGATTTCGTCATGTAGACGTCCAGCGGAATCATTACGGTAGAAGTCGCATCGAGTCGGACCGGTCGGAGGGACCACTTCAAACATAAGTCAGTTCACTGCACAGTAACTACGGAGTGGAGGCGCAGTAGTGGCACGGCCCGCAGTAGGCGATGACACTCGGCGGGAAGACGGGACACGGAACTAGTCGTGCGGCGCCGGGACACGGGACCGGTCGCGGCGCCCACACACGGAACTAGTCGCGCGGCGCCGCGACACAGACTAGTTGTGCGGCGCCGCGCCACACAGCGGTCACAGCACGGCGGCGGCCAGCGCCTGCAGCGCCTGCAGGCCGCGTCAGGCCGGCGCCGCGCGCTCCGCCCGCTCGGGGACGGCCGGCGCCGCCTcgtccgcgcccgcgccgccgccgcgcgcgcgcATCACGTACGCGTACGTGCGGTACCTCTTTATCTGTCGAATACATCACACATTATTATTTCACTTGAACGTAGTACGTACGATATGGAAGGAGACAGGTGTGGTATAGTACCTCGTGCACGAGGTAGTGTTCCTTGAGGCGCGCGTGCGGCGCGTGCGTGGAGTGCGCGTGGTCCCGCGCGTGTCGCAGCGCGGCCAGTTCCTCCTCGAGCCGCGCCGCGCGCTCCTCGTGCTCCGCCAACTGCTCGCGCTGTACGATACCAAAATACGTTATTTACCTACTTCCATATAGATTCTTATGAGATTAAATGGTTATTTTTCATTTAGGACTGTACAAATCTCAAAATATGTAGTGCAAGTATATGTGTTGTGTAGTACCATGGAGAGCTTGGTGTGTGTACAGGGCAGTAGAGGGCGCTGGAACTTGCGCTGTGAGCCGACGGCGCCGGCCAGTGGCGCGGCCGAGTACGCGGCGCACACGAAGTTGATCGTTTCCACCCACGAACATAACTCCTTCGAATCGCtgcaatacaaattaatattttaacaacatCGAAAACTGTTATAATaggctataaataataatacaatgaaCAAGACAAGTTTCATCAACTAATAGTCATACAAACCTCGTTTGAAATAAGTATTCGGCCTGGTCAGCAGTCTGCAATCGAAATACGTGCTGCTTTTTCGTGTAGTCGGTCGCTTTCGTCGCCAGTGCGTGATGTATTCTGAAGataaatcatttctttttaacatTAATAGTTCCATATATATACATAACTAGTATAtgaatgtacataattatgtgttacCTGATAGCATTGTGTAAGTTATCGGACATCTGACTGCGTCGGAACCCGTGTTCGTCTTTATGAAGATATAGCACCAAGTCTCGCAGCGTACAGTAGAACATTTTCCAACCTCGACGGCCAAACGGAGCTGTAAACCGAAATAAGAGCTTTATGGGAAaatttacacaattttatttgttagggGTCGTCCATTAATCATTTCAACGATTTTTTGACCTTGGTGATATGTGTTGAGATTTTAGATTAACGGACGtctcacgtgattaatggacgtCCCCTTACCTTAATTTTTTAGTAATCTTATTTTAATCGAATTCGTGACAAATGGATGCGACGTGAACCGAGTGGTGGTATGGTAGAGAAGATATGTACATTTGTAAGCACTGTACTCTTCCTGTAAGCAATCTATCTCCACTCTTACTATGTATTGATGTAAAAGTCGTTGCTTGGTCTCTGTTTAAATACAAAAGAATGGTATGTACTAACTTTTCTTCCCGTTAGCGTCGACGCAGCACTTGCGCATGACGTATCCCTTCTTGTACTCGATGGCGCGGCTCTGGTCGGGCACGTCCAGGAACGGGTTGGCCCCCGCGCCGCCACTGCGGACCTCGCCGCCCGCGCCACCCGCCGGCTGGGCTTCCGCGTCGCTGTACATTCACAACAATAACGACATTATTATTAGATCATTCACCAAGAAAAAACTAGGAAATAAAGTCATTAGTCGGTCCATTGTCCTTGCCTACCCCTCATGGGatacaggcgtgaagttatgtatgtatgtatgtaaactttgATAATCAGTAGTTTATCAAAGTTAACATGGGTAGTTGCTCAAACAGTCCATGTATGGTAGGCCAACCTGTGCGCAAACAGGTCCTGGCCACTTTCTTCCAGTGTTCCTTTTACATGACGCGAACTTTAATAGTGCACCATGTTGACTTCTATAACCTActaagaaatattattgttacagATGCGTATATAGGGTGGTACGTACAGTGCCCACTGCAGTGGCTGCGTCCGGATGGCGTGGTAGAGTTGTTTGAGTGTTTCCCTCGGGAAGTTGTCTCCGTCGTTGAGGTCCGCGAGGTTGTCTATGAACTCCGCGCACGACATGCGGCGGAACGTTCCTCCGCCGCCGCAGCCGTGCAGGTCCGTGTTCAGGAGCATTATGGCGCACGTCAGCGTGTGCACCGCGTCTGGAATATGGATTTATCTCGATTACAAATTGTGTTCACTGTGGCCATAGAAAACTTTTGTTGTAATTTTTCCGAGACTCAAAAAAATGCTTGTAGAAAGGAAACAATTAATCTGTTATAAAGGAtggcagataacttggcaagattttgttatcatttttttcaaattactttattaactagaAATATGCGGACGCGgacgttcaatagtcagcgCAAAGTCGTCACCCctgcgcacgatgcttgtgaggatcaatccctgtgcgattggcggaaatttcttataattaaaaaaaaaatttgcaaGTTACATGTTGAAGACTATACTGGCAGTCGACTATGATATATTGAATAATACACGGTGAGTGTATGTGTACCTTGCGAGTTGAAGGAGCCGGGGTTGCACTCGAGGTACCTCCGCGAGAAGTGCACGAGGACCCGCTCCCGCTCCTGCGTCTCGCCGGAGAGCGCGAACCGCGCCAGGAACGTGCGCAGCGCCGCGTCCAGCGTCGCGCCAGACAACTCGAAGTGGCGCACGTACTCCTCCGCCACCGCGCGGGAGAACTCGTTGCTGGACAATACggaccaatttcaataacctatctatcgaTAGATCTCAGATCTGACTATAATACAAAGTGTGTCACTGTGTCATAAATTCATAATTCTAAGTTATTCAACTGGCTGTTTAGGCAATACTTCTGAATTCTCTAAACATATCAAAGTTTGCCCTTTCTGTCTACGTTCTTTACAATCGAAGACCTACTCAGATTATACTAAACTATTAAGAGGTACTATAACTTACTTTTTACTTAAATGCCTCGAAACATCCGACTTCTTGAATCCGTCGAGGTGGTAGAGTCGCTTGGCGAGTCGTTCGGCGGAAGGTATGTCGACGGCCTTGGGGCTGTAGTGGAACGAGTGCAGCGAGTCCCCGTCCGAGCCCTCGTCCGACCCACCGTCGGACCCGCTACACAGCTCCTGCAATACAACGCATTCATGTAGTACACAACTATACATGAAGAtcttttatgtatgttaagttAGAGATTCACCCCCAAATACTGAAaggctactcaattttaagttatacttaaatatcgtgctatttctgtcatattataaagaattaataaggacagaactagttttgggagcgacttaaaattaagtaacgtttgagtattcggacatcaAAGTTTTAGTTAGCTTTACTTGGGTGTTCATGTCTCAGCGGAGATAATGTTTACTAATAACATGAACGTACCTGATATCCCTGGTTCTCCGGCGAGTTATGTCCGTTTTCTTTACCATTCTGCGtgtaattactattattattgttatttacattttctgtGACGTTCGCGTTCTGTTTGTCGGGGCCTTTGACTTGTATCACTATTCTGTAGTCGTTGTTGTGGTCTCCGTTGAGGGTGACGTCGCTGCCGTGTTCGTTGGAGTAGGAGGAGTTGGATTTGGCTCGTTTGTGGCAAGGTTCGGAGACTAGTATCGTGGAGTCGGAGTCGGACGGGTCGGACAGTTCCATCCGCGGACACTCGCGCCCCGTCTCGAACATGTCGTCCTGGTCCTGGTAGTCCGGGCTCGATATGTTCGACACCGCTTCTGATAGACTCATGTCCCCTTCAAGTGGAAAGAAATAGGTTAGGTAAGTGACGAATTAATGTAGAATGTAATGGTGCTAGATTATTTAGAATTTCTAAAACATTATATAATAGTGATAAatgataatgtaattttttctaTGAGTTTGCGTTctacgctctgattggccggctcgaataaaacaaaccaatcaaagcgccgaatgcgttttcgtttcgattaccgtacgtacgtaaagcaaactcatactaagggtactggtcacTGATATAGAATTCTTGTGTAGAATAACCCAAGTGTGGTAGTTACCATTGAGGGGTCGATGGTGGTGGTGCGTGACGAGGTGTCGGTGGGGGGGCGTGGCGCGGGACGACATCACGGACGACGACGCCGACGTCGGCGACGCGGGCGACGACGACCTGCAGAAATAAAGCATATTATAAACAAtactgaaatataattatatatttttcatataaatctaCTGAATACTCCACACATGCATATTATCATCATAACACTGTTATCCATTCAAATTACAGTTACTTACGAAGAAATGATTACAAGTAACGTTACCTTTTCTTTAGTATCATTCATCATGCAAGTTATTGCTTAAAAGTTATAGAGAATTAACCTCAATGTTGTAAGTCATAAGATTCAAAGCTGGatattgttgtttgttaaaACAGATTAATAGCAGTTTTAATAGTAATTggtaagtttaaatttaattaattagtcagTAGAACGCCTTATTGCTCTAATGTTAGCAAGCACTGCTTCCGCTGCTTCAGACTGAATTTCTGATAACTACCTCTACTAATGCAGATTTCGTATTTTAAGAGAGAAAtgtgttataaattataatgttacgTTTACCAAAGATCGAGAGAATGTTTATTTCCTAACAAAGGAATGGTATCCCCAAACAATTTGAAAGTTAAGtaaaaacagacaaacagaaaactaataaaaagtattaaactagaatattcaattaaaaacctTAATAAATCTACACACTACAAAGTACTAAATTCtctaatttaattgaaatatacggCACACTTGCACTTTaggaaaagctctactagtttcaagtcataccgGGACTCATAGATGCGCAGCGATGTCGCCTCGAAACTAGTAGTTTTCAACATTAGTTCACAAGAGTAAGccgtatatttaaattaatttagggcctgtttcacaatgtttgGATAGCGACTATCTACTAAACAAATTTAACTTATAGAACATAATTTTCATGAACTATCTGCcattatttttaggtaattatAAGAGGGTGGTAAAACAGGACCTCAGAATGTGACTAGGATATAAATAATACGATAATACGTGTGTAGTTATAAACAAAGGTTGGGCATACCGTTGCGACATGCCGTCGGATATGGAGGTGGAGTTGGAGGTGGCGCCCGAGCGGCCCGAGCCGTTGCAGGCGGCGCGCTCCGCGGCGCTCGACACCGGCGCGTTGTACGTCCACACGATCCTACGTACCACACACACGTCACTACCCAGCTACCCAGCTACCCATCTACTCTACACACGCTACGTATCTAAGCCCCCTTACGCACTAGCAGTTGACCACCAAGGCGGTTCGTATCGCCAGACGCGGTTACCATACCGGTTGTATATTACATTGAAAAAGCGGCCAACCGCGGGGGACGGCTAGCCGCGCGGTTGGCCGCTAGTGCGTAAGTCCCTTGAGAGTACAGTCTCACTTACATATATTCAGGTTTGAGGATGTTATTGGTATTGAGATTTCATAAAAATAGGTTAACTCAGAAAAGGCCACATATAAATGCaatcgaattgagaacctcttcATTTCTTTGAATACCAGGTATTAAGTCCGCTTTATACATATCtattgtagttatatttttaaactgaagtGTAAAACAGATTAGTTGCAAATGGCGAATCaggttattgttattaattaatgacaAATTAGTAAATTGTTTTGAAGTGACAGAAATAAACTGAGCAGTGATGCTAACGCGAAGCAGCGTGGTTAAAACATTAGGGTTATGTTTGATGATGACTGAAATTGTATT
Coding sequences within it:
- the LOC118268405 gene encoding PH and SEC7 domain-containing protein isoform X14; amino-acid sequence: MCADPQIKASVRRYLAAAAERRSSGAGARTNHDSRSASPPSSNSNSNSSSNSSSNGSGVQSGDSCEALVGVEDKRRGRATPKFEAYMMTGDLMLNLSRVEHPHHNHHAPTHRTHYHRYNSTPASPSENRMCGRVELAQRHNSSPDTGLVGDHASKMFISQPASPAGGAGLSGGAGAASDGCARAHHAVRTSRSEDHLQSRVCNGKFQKESSLSAVAVEMEEDVTSSLNTLLDARPDSATPGPRSDSDPERDRIVWTYNAPVSSAAERAACNGSGRSGATSNSTSISDGMSQRSSSPASPTSASSSVMSSRATPPHRHLVTHHHHRPLNGDMSLSEAVSNISSPDYQDQDDMFETGRECPRMELSDPSDSDSTILVSEPCHKRAKSNSSYSNEHGSDVTLNGDHNNDYRIVIQVKGPDKQNANVTENVNNNNNSNYTQNGKENGHNSPENQGYQELCSGSDGGSDEGSDGDSLHSFHYSPKAVDIPSAERLAKRLYHLDGFKKSDVSRHLSKNNEFSRAVAEEYVRHFELSGATLDAALRTFLARFALSGETQERERVLVHFSRRYLECNPGSFNSQDAVHTLTCAIMLLNTDLHGCGGGGTFRRMSCAEFIDNLADLNDGDNFPRETLKQLYHAIRTQPLQWALDAEAQPAGGAGGEVRSGGAGANPFLDVPDQSRAIEYKKGYVMRKCCVDANGKKTPFGRRGWKMFYCTLRDLVLYLHKDEHGFRRSQMSDNLHNAIRIHHALATKATDYTKKQHVFRLQTADQAEYLFQTSDSKELCSWVETINFVCAAYSAAPLAGAVGSQRKFQRPLLPCTHTKLSMREQLAEHEERAARLEEELAALRHARDHAHSTHAPHARLKEHYLVHEIKRYRTYAYVMRARGGGAGADEAAPAVPERAERAAPA
- the LOC118268405 gene encoding PH and SEC7 domain-containing protein isoform X13, with the translated sequence MADERLVVLNRSDNLGFGFSLLGEAGLPHIIYEIEENSPAARSGEVEAGDVLLKVNGTDVNRFTTREVLKCLRLSSDPVTLRLRKGSLLDVREITADSPMCADPQIKASVRRYLAAAAERRSSGAGARTNHDSRSASPPSSNSNSNSSSNSSSNGSGVQSGDSCEALVGVEDKRRGRATPKFEAYMMTGDLMLNLSRVEHPHHNHHAPTHRTHYHRYNSTPASPSENRMCGRVELAQRHNSSPDTGLVGDHASKMFISQPASPAGGAGLSGGAGAASDGCARAHHAVRTSRSEDHLQESSLSAVAVEMEEDVTSSLNTLLDARPDSATPGPRSDSDPERDRSSSPASPTSASSSVMSSRATPPHRHLVTHHHHRPLNGDMSLSEAVSNISSPDYQDQDDMFETGRECPRMELSDPSDSDSTILVSEPCHKRAKSNSSYSNEHGSDVTLNGDHNNDYRIVIQVKGPDKQNANVTENVNNNNNSNYTQNGKENGHNSPENQGYQELCSGSDGGSDEGSDGDSLHSFHYSPKAVDIPSAERLAKRLYHLDGFKKSDVSRHLSKNNEFSRAVAEEYVRHFELSGATLDAALRTFLARFALSGETQERERVLVHFSRRYLECNPGSFNSQDAVHTLTCAIMLLNTDLHGCGGGGTFRRMSCAEFIDNLADLNDGDNFPRETLKQLYHAIRTQPLQWALDAEAQPAGGAGGEVRSGGAGANPFLDVPDQSRAIEYKKGYVMRKCCVDANGKKTPFGRRGWKMFYCTLRDLVLYLHKDEHGFRRSQMSDNLHNAIRIHHALATKATDYTKKQHVFRLQTADQAEYLFQTSDSKELCSWVETINFVCAAYSAAPLAGAVGSQRKFQRPLLPCTHTKLSMREQLAEHEERAARLEEELAALRHARDHAHSTHAPHARLKEHYLVHEIKRYRTYAYVMRARGGGAGADEAAPAVPERAERAAPA